In the Acidovorax sp. A79 genome, one interval contains:
- a CDS encoding OsmC family protein, which translates to MPEKKASVHWEGAGKAGQGQISTETGALDKYPYGFASRFGDDRKGTNPEEILGAAHAACFTMAFSFAADKAGIATEAVDTTASVRLSKEGEGFVIDRIALTLTAKVPGLDDAAFQKLAADAKANCPLSKALAAVPEITLTATLVK; encoded by the coding sequence ATGCCTGAAAAGAAAGCCAGCGTTCACTGGGAAGGGGCCGGCAAGGCCGGCCAGGGCCAGATCAGCACCGAGACCGGCGCGCTGGACAAGTACCCCTATGGCTTTGCCAGCCGCTTTGGCGACGACCGCAAGGGCACCAACCCCGAGGAGATCCTGGGGGCGGCGCATGCGGCCTGCTTCACCATGGCGTTTTCGTTCGCCGCCGACAAGGCGGGCATCGCCACCGAAGCGGTGGACACCACCGCCAGCGTGCGCCTGTCCAAGGAGGGCGAAGGTTTTGTGATCGACCGCATCGCGCTCACGCTCACCGCCAAGGTGCCCGGGCTGGACGATGCGGCCTTCCAGAAACTGGCGGCCGATGCCAAGGCCAATTGCCCGCTGTCGAAGGCACTGGCCGCGGTGCCCGAGATCACGCTGACCGCCACGCTGGTGAAGTAG
- a CDS encoding serine hydrolase domain-containing protein: MPFPRLQFALVTLAAAAAALCMASASHAQAPQLPPPDATHPATQQLMQGFPPPPDKIVRLANILKYPNVRWAAHHLRELGPTAAVWRGAGASSALPAAARALDDALPVPDGKGGTTTLADWQKATYTDGLLVLHRGQVVYERHHTGMQPHQPHVLWSMSKSLTGLLVTELIQEGVIDPKAPIPRYLPELATSAWADATVQQTLDMTTGVQYAENFADPASGVFQYLAAAGLQPAPPGSSAAKSMAEFLPTLKKEGEHGAAFAYKSVDTEVLGWLLQRVTGKSYATLLSERIWSRLGAQEDAYVFADANGGQSTSVGVNATLRDLGRLGEMLRANGRYNGQQVISPATIAELRKGADPAKFSKAPGTAMRAGYSYHNQWWVPHDADGTLEAKGLMGQHIHINPAAELVVVKLSTHPVPNTAFTHAVDRQAFAALAAAVRGR; this comes from the coding sequence TTGCCCTGGTGACGCTCGCCGCTGCCGCAGCAGCCCTGTGCATGGCCTCCGCCAGCCATGCGCAGGCACCGCAACTGCCACCACCCGACGCGACCCACCCCGCCACGCAACAACTGATGCAGGGCTTTCCGCCGCCGCCCGACAAGATCGTGCGCCTGGCCAACATCCTCAAGTACCCCAACGTGCGCTGGGCCGCACACCACCTGCGCGAGCTGGGCCCTACGGCCGCCGTGTGGCGCGGCGCAGGCGCGTCCAGCGCGCTGCCCGCCGCAGCCCGCGCGCTGGACGACGCGCTGCCCGTGCCCGACGGCAAGGGCGGCACCACCACGCTGGCCGACTGGCAGAAGGCCACCTACACCGACGGCCTGCTGGTGCTGCACCGGGGCCAGGTGGTGTACGAGCGCCACCACACCGGCATGCAGCCGCACCAGCCGCATGTGCTGTGGTCCATGAGCAAATCGCTCACCGGCCTGCTGGTGACCGAGCTCATCCAGGAAGGCGTGATCGACCCGAAAGCACCGATCCCCCGCTACCTGCCCGAACTGGCCACCAGCGCCTGGGCCGATGCCACCGTGCAGCAGACGCTGGACATGACCACCGGCGTGCAATACGCCGAGAACTTTGCCGACCCTGCGTCCGGCGTCTTCCAGTACCTGGCCGCCGCAGGCCTGCAGCCCGCGCCGCCCGGCAGCAGCGCCGCCAAAAGCATGGCCGAGTTCCTGCCCACGCTGAAGAAGGAGGGCGAGCACGGCGCCGCGTTCGCGTACAAGTCGGTGGACACGGAAGTGCTGGGCTGGCTGCTGCAGCGCGTGACGGGCAAGAGCTACGCCACGCTGCTGTCCGAGCGCATCTGGTCGCGCCTGGGCGCGCAGGAGGATGCCTATGTGTTTGCCGACGCCAACGGCGGCCAGTCCACCAGCGTGGGCGTGAACGCCACGCTGCGCGACCTGGGCCGCCTGGGCGAAATGCTGCGCGCCAACGGCCGCTACAACGGCCAGCAGGTCATCTCGCCCGCCACCATCGCCGAGCTGCGCAAGGGCGCCGACCCCGCGAAATTCAGCAAGGCCCCCGGCACCGCCATGCGCGCGGGCTACTCGTACCACAACCAGTGGTGGGTGCCGCACGATGCGGACGGCACGCTGGAGGCCAAGGGCCTGATGGGCCAGCACATCCACATCAACCCGGCGGCGGAGCTGGTGGTGGTGAAGCTGTCCACACACCCGGTGCCCAACACGGCCTTCACGCATGCGGTGGACCGGCAGGCGTTTGCCGCGCTGGCTGCGGCGGTGCGGGGGCGCTGA
- a CDS encoding acylphosphatase, producing the protein MHHSGSTTSNSGNTTTVTRHLLIRGHVQGVGYRWSLVQAALQRGVQGWVRNRRDGSVEALATGPADAVQSLIDWARHGPPQARVDAVDVGTVAEPAEPVAGFVQRETV; encoded by the coding sequence ATGCACCACAGCGGCAGTACCACCAGCAACAGCGGCAACACCACCACCGTCACCCGGCACCTTCTGATCCGGGGGCATGTGCAGGGCGTGGGCTACCGCTGGTCCCTGGTGCAGGCCGCCCTGCAGCGCGGTGTGCAGGGCTGGGTGCGCAACCGCCGCGACGGCAGCGTGGAAGCCCTGGCCACCGGCCCCGCCGATGCCGTGCAGTCCCTCATCGACTGGGCCCGCCACGGCCCGCCGCAGGCGCGGGTGGACGCGGTGGACGTGGGCACCGTGGCCGAGCCCGCCGAGCCCGTGGCGGGCTTTGTCCAAAGGGAGACGGTGTAG
- a CDS encoding YkgJ family cysteine cluster protein, which yields MRSPISIVDVDRLDTWTRYRPGLCDTCAANCCTMPLEVQLADLVRLELVDPFEAEHEELRHLARRLLKARLIDHFNHKNAIFTMARRASGDCNFLDPKTRLCTVYDKRPETCRLHPQKKSPKPGYCAYGARDLQRRG from the coding sequence ATGCGCTCCCCCATTTCCATCGTCGACGTAGACCGCCTCGACACCTGGACCCGCTATCGCCCAGGCCTGTGCGACACCTGCGCGGCCAACTGCTGCACGATGCCGCTCGAAGTGCAGCTGGCAGACCTGGTGCGGCTGGAGCTGGTGGACCCGTTCGAGGCCGAGCATGAAGAGCTGCGGCACCTTGCCAGGCGGCTGCTCAAGGCGCGGCTGATCGACCACTTCAACCACAAGAACGCGATCTTCACGATGGCGCGGCGGGCCAGTGGGGACTGTAACTTTCTCGACCCCAAGACGCGGCTGTGCACGGTGTACGACAAGCGGCCCGAGACGTGCCGGCTGCATCCGCAGAAGAAGAGCCCCAAGCCGGGGTACTGCGCCTACGGGGCGCGGGATCTGCAGCGCAGGGGTTGA
- a CDS encoding ATP-binding protein, with the protein MNAPRKALPAIDTARCTGCGWCVAVCAPHVLSLQVQGPQAWGPKRSRLHDAAACTGCALCAVRCPFDAIRMVRAGPLHAVRDDAALSHTSGGAAVV; encoded by the coding sequence ATGAACGCCCCCCGCAAGGCCTTGCCCGCCATCGACACTGCCCGCTGCACGGGCTGCGGCTGGTGTGTGGCCGTGTGCGCGCCGCATGTGCTGTCGCTGCAGGTGCAGGGCCCGCAAGCCTGGGGCCCCAAGCGGTCCCGGCTGCATGACGCGGCGGCCTGCACCGGGTGTGCCTTGTGCGCGGTGCGGTGCCCGTTCGATGCGATCCGCATGGTGCGTGCGGGCCCCTTGCATGCGGTGCGGGACGATGCGGCGTTGTCCCACACCAGCGGCGGCGCGGCTGTGGTGTGA